The Pseudoxanthomonas sp. SL93 genome segment CGAGCTGCTGGAACTGAGCGACGTGGTGACCCTGCACGTGCCGGAGACGGCGGCCACCAAGGACATGTTCGGCGCGGCCCAGATCGCCCGGATGAAGCGCGGCGCGCACCTGATCAATGCGTCGCGCGGCACGGTGGTGGACATCGATGCGCTGGCTGATGCACTGGCGTCGGGCCAGGTCGGCGGCGCGGCCGTGGACGTGTTCCCGGTCGAGCCCAAGGGCAATGCCGATGCCTTCGAGTCGCGCCTGCGCGGCCTGGACAACGTCATCCTCACCCCGCACGTCGGCGGCAGCACGCTGGAGGCGCAGGACAACATCGGCGTGGAAGTGGCGGCCAAGCTGGTGCGCTACAGCGACAACGGCAGCACGCTGTCGGCGGTGAACTTCCCCGAAGTCACCCTGCCCGGCCACGAAGGCAGCCGCCGCATCCTGCACATCCACCGCAACGTGCCCGGCGTGCTGTCGCAGATCAACGACATCTTCCGCGACCTGGGCATCAACATCGATGGCCAGTTCCTGCGCACCGACGCCAAGGTCGGCTACGTGGTCATCGATGTCACCGCCGACGAGGAGCAGACCGCCAGCCTGCGTGAAGCGATGGCGGCGATCCCGGGCACGCTGCGGGTGCGCGTGCTTTACTGATCCGCCGGAGAAGGTGGGCCATGGCCCACCCTACGCATCGGCGTTCAGCGCCAGCCACTTGCGTGCCATGCGACTGAGCGATTCGTCGTCTTCCGCCGCGATCGGCGCGATCTCGCGCCAGGCCAGGTCCAGGGATTCCTCGCTGACCACGTAGGCCTCGCTGCCGGTCGCGTGCACGACGTAACGCACGTCGTAATGCCAGTGGCCGGGGACATCCTTGCGTTCCGGTATCCAGTGGCGGTCGAGGTCGAAGATCGCCTCCGCATCCACCCGCAGGTCGGCCAGGCCGGACTCTTCTTCCGCTTCCTTCAATGCCACGCGCGCCATGTCGGTGTCGCCATCGGCATGCCCGCCGAGCTGCAGCCAGCGGCCCAGCTTGCGATGGTGGGTCAGCAGCGTGCGCTTGCCGTCGGCACTGACCAGCCAGGCGCCGCCGGTCAGGTGGCCCGCCAGCCGCTCCCGCATGAACGGGTCGGCCGGGTCGTCCAGCAGGGCCGCGAACTGGTCCACCACGTCGGCTTCCCCGGGCCAGCGCCGGCGATAGCTGGCCAGTTGTTCCTGCAGGACGGGGGCGATGGCTGGCATGGGCGGGCGTTCCTGGTGCGTGCGAAAAGGTCCGCCATTATCCCGCGCCATGCTGCATACGCGCTTGTGCTCCTTGGCGCGCTTTGGCAAGGTACGGCCTTCCGTGGGGGCCATCCCCATGACAGTTTCCACCATTCGGCAGGGCTTTCCTGCCGGCAGCCAGTCTTCAAAGGGGATGCAGCGAATGCTCAAAGCTCTGTTCAGGGTCAAGCCGGTCGCGCCGGCTGGACACATCGATGCCGGTGAGCCCTTCGAGGGCAGCCTGGACGGCGAAGCCACCCTCAAACGGACTTTGACGGCAAGACAACTGGTACTGCTGGGCGTCGGCGCGGTGATCGGCGCCGGCATCTTCGTGCTCAGCGGCCACGCAGCGGCCGAGCATGCCGGGCCGGCGGTGATCCTGAGCTACATCCTGGCCGGCGTGGCCTGCGCGCTGGCGGGGCTCTGCTACGCCGAGTTCGCCGCGATGCTGCCGGTGTCCGGCAGCGCCTATTCCTATTCCTACGCGACCCTGGGCGAGTTCGTGGCCTGGTTCATCGGCTGGAACCTGGTGCTGGAGTACATGTTCGCCGCGGCCACCGTGGCCGTGGGCTGGTCCGGCTACCTCAACAGCTTCCTGACCAACTTCGGCATGGGCCTGCCGGTATCGCTGGCGGCCGCTCCCCTGAACGTGGTGGACGGCGCCCTGGTCTACACGGGCGGCCTGATCAACCTGCCGGCCGTGGCGATCATCGGGGCGGTCAGCGGCCTGTGCTACGTGGGCATCACCCAGTCCGCGTTCGTCAACTCGATCGTCGTGGCGATCAAGGTGACCGTGATCGTGCTGTTCGTGGCGTTCGCGGCCAAGTACGTGAACCCGGACAACTGGGTGCCGTTCATCCCTGAAAACCAGGGCCCCGGCAAGTTCGGCATGGACGGCGTGATGCGCGCCGCGGCCGTGGTGTTCTTCTCCTACATCGGCTTCGACGCGGTCTCCACCGCCGCGGGCGAGGCCAGGAACCCGCAGCGCGACATGCCCATCGGCATCCTCGGCTCGCTGGCCATCTGTACCGTCATCTACATCATCGTGTCCGCCGTGCTGACCGGCCTGCTGCCCTATCCGCAGCTGTCCACGCCCAAGCCCGTGGCGACCGCACTCGAGCAGTACGCCAGCCTCAACTGGCTGAAGTACGCGGTGGAAATCGGCGCCATCGCCGGCCTGACCTCGGTGATCCTGGTCATGCTGATGGCGCAACCGCGCATCTTCTATTCGATGTCCAAGGACGGCCTGCTGCCGCGCTTCCTGGCCAAGGTCCACCCGAAGTTCCAGACACCGTACGTGGGCACGATCATCGTCGGCGCGCTGGCCGCACTGCTGGCCGGCTTCCTGCCGATCGGCCTGCTCGGTGAGCTGGTGTCGATGGGCACGCTGCTGGCGTTCGCCACGGTCTGCGTGGGCATCGTGGTGCTGCGTCGCACCCGCCCTGACCTGCCGCGCCCGTTCCGCGTGCCGCTCTACTGGCTGATCGCACCGCTGGGCGCCGCCGCGTGTCTGTATCTGTTCTGGCAGCCCTTCCAGGAGCACTGGCACCTGATGGTGGGCTGGACCATCGTGGGCATGATCATCTACTTCGCCTACGGTTACCGGCACAGCAAACTGCGTCGGGTCTGACGCACCATCTGCAACGGCTGGCCCCTCGGCCAGCCGTTTTTCTTTGCCTTCCCGCACTCCGACGACTTCCAGGCAGTTCCCGATGACGACCGTCAATGTCCGCCAGATCGGCCCCGTCCTGGCTACCTTCGTGGTGGCCAACAACATGATCGGCTCGGGGTTCTTCCTGCTGCCCGCCACACTGGCCAAATCCGGCGGCATCACCGCGCTCAGCTGGCTGCTGGGCACCGTGCTGGCGGTGGTCCTGGGCAGTGCATTCGCACGCCTGGCACGCGACTACCCCAACCTGGAGTCGCCGGACGACTACGTGCGCCCGTCGCTCGGCCGTGACATGGGATTCCTGGCAACCACGATGTACTGGATCTCGTCGTGGATAGGCAACAACGCCATCGCGGTGGCGGCGTTCGGCTATCTGGTGATCCTGCTTCCCGTCGGCGACGGCCAGTGGACGCGCCTGGGCGGGCAGCTGGTCCTCATCTGGCTGATGTTCGCGCTGAACCTGATGGGCCCACGGCAGATCGCCCGCTTCCAGTCGCTGTGCGTGGTACTGGGCCTGCTGCCGGTGGCGGTTATCCTGATCTGGGGATGGGGCAGTTTCGATAGCGACCTGTATCGCGCGGCATGGAATGTCTCCGGGCAGTCCGACGCCTCGGTGGTATTCAGTTCGCTGGCGCCGATCTTCTGGGCCTTCGTGGGGCTGGAAACCGGCGCGATGGTCGCCGGCGTGGTGCGCAACCCCGCGCGCAACGTGCCCATCGCCACGCTGGGCGGCATCCTGATCGCGGGCGTGGTCTATCTGGTGTCCTCGGTGCTGATGATGGGCATCGTGCCGGTGGACCAGCTGGCCGCGTCCAGCGCACCCTTCGCCCTGGTGGCGGGGCAGATGTTCGGTGCCTGGGCGATCCCGATCATCGCGGCCGCGGCGGCGCTCAAGGCCACGGGCACGCTGGGTGGCTGGATGCTGGTCACCGGTGAATCCGGCGCACGTGCAGCCCATCGTGGCTATCTGCCCGCGATCTTCGGTCGCCTGCGGCAGAACGGGTCGGCCGGCTGGGGATTGTTCCTGGTCGCCCTGTCGATGACGGCACTGGCCATGCTGACGCTGTCGCCCACCGTATCCGGGCAGTTCGAGACGCTGATCCAGATGGTGGTGGTGCTGGTGGTCATGGCCTACGCCACCGCCGGCCTCAGCCTGCTGCTGGGCGCGCCGGGCCGGCCGGCCACCTCGCTCGACCGGATCATCGGCATGGGCGCGCTGGTGGCCTGCGGCCTGCTGGTTTACTCGACGCCGGTCGCCACCTTGGTGGGCGGGCTGATCATCGCCCTGCTGGCGCTGGCGGCCTACCGTGGTTTCTCGCGACGTCGAGGCGCGTGAAACCGCGTCTTGTTAAACTGCGCCCATGAGCGCACTGCCCTACGATTCCGAACGCCTCCAGCACCTCGCCGGCCTGCTGATCAGCAACATCCGCGAGCTTTCGCAGCTGGGCTGGACGCCCGCCACCAGCAGCAACTTCTCGCACCGGCTGGACGACGCGCATGCCGCCATCACCGTTTCCGGCCGCGACAAGGGCCGGCTGGTCGAAGGCGACATCATGGTGGTGAATTTCGACGGCAAGGCCGTCGGCAGCGACCACCGCCCGTCCGCCGAAACCCTGCTGCACACCCAGCTGTACCGGCGCTACCCGGACATCGGCTGCGTGCTGCACACGCATTCGCCCGTTCAGACCATCGCTTCGCGACTGTTCGCCGGCGCGGGCCACCTCCGGCTGGAAGGCTACGAGCTGCTGAAGGCGTTCCACGGCAACAGCACGCACGAGATGGCCATCGACGTGCCCGTGTTCGCCAACACCCAGGACATGCCGACCCTCGCCGCACAGGTGGACGCGCTGCTGGACCGGCAGCCGCTGTGGGGCTACCTGATCGACGGCCACGGCCTGTACGCGTGGGGCCGCGACATGGCCGAGGCGCGCCGCCATCTGGAAGCCTTCGAGTTCCTGTTCCACTGCGAACTCGAGCTGCGCAAGCTCGGCTGCCGTCGCTGACATCCGCGGGGCGGACCACAGCGTTCCGGCCCGGCAACGGGCGCGTGACGGCGTGCCTGCTACCCTACCCTCCCCACGCGCCGAGCCTGTCGCCATGAGCCGCCTCCGCATCTTCAACGAGACCGACCCCGCCACACCGGAATTCGCCAGTTACGATCCGGACTTCATCGCCACCGAACTGAAGAAGATCGGGGTGACGTTCGAGCGTTGGCACGCCACCCAGCCGATCGAACCCGGTGCTTCACCGGACGAGGTGATGAACGCCTACCGTGCCGACATCGACCGGCTGGTGGCCGAGCGCGGCTTCAAGACCGTCGACGTGGTCAGCATCGCGCCGGACAATCCGCAGCGCGAAGCGATGCGCGCGAAATTCCTGGACGAGCACTACCACAAGGAAGACGAAGTGCGCTTCTTCGTCGCCGGCTCGGGCCTGTTCACGCTGCACGTGGACGACAAGGTGTACGAAGTCGAGTGCGTGAAGGACGACCTGATCGCCGTGCCCGACAGCACCCTGCACTGGTTCGACATGGGGCCGGAGCCGCACTTCGTTGCGATCCGCTTCTTCACCGAGCCGGACGGCTGGGTCGGCCACTTCACCGGCACCACGCTTGCGCAGCAGTTTCCGCGCTACGACGGCCTGACGCAGCCGAATTGACATGGCGGGCGCCCTCTCGCGCCCCGCCCCAACGAACCCCTTTTGCCCATGCCCGTTTCCGCCATCCTGACCGACATCGAAGGCACCACCAGCAGCATCTCGTTCGTCAAGGATGAGCTGTTCCCGTATGCGCGCCGCGCGCTGCCCGGCTTCGTTCGCGAGCACGGGCACGAGCCCGAGGTGCGCCGTTGGCTGGACATGGTGGCCACCGAGCACGGCAGCATCTGCAGCGACGATGTCATCGTGGAGACCCTGCAGGGATGGATTGACCAGGACCGCAAGCACACCGCGCTGAAGGCGCTGCAGGGAATGATCTGGGAAGCGGGCTACCGCGAAGCGGACTTCACCGCCCACATCTATCCCGACGCGGCGCCGGCCCTGCGCGAGTGGCATGCCCGCGGCCTGCCGCTGTTCGTCTACTCGTCGGGCTCGGTGCCGGCGCAGAAGCTGTTCTTCGGCCACAGCGACGCCGGCGACCTCGCCCCGCTGTTCGCCGGCTGGTTCGACACCGAAGTCGGTGGCAAGCGCGATGCGGACAGCTACCGCCGCATCGCCGGGCAGACCGGCATCGCGCCTGAGCAGATCCTGTTCTTGTCGGACGTGGTGGAGGAACTTGATGCCGCGCGCGACGCCGGCATGTCCACGCGCCTGGTGGACCGGCTGCAGGACTATCCGGTGCCGCGCACCGGCGATGCTGCCCACGGCCATGCACGCGTGGCGACGTTCGCCGACGTCACGCTCGACACCTGATCCGCCGTGACGGCGCAACGCACGGCCACCTGGATCGGGCTGGCGGCCATCCTGCTGTGGTCCTCGCTCGCCGTCCTGACGACGGCAACCGAGGGCTTGCCGGCGTTCCAGGTACTGGCTATCGGCTTCGGCGTGGCGGCGCTCTTGGGGCTTGTCCGCACCGCACTGCAGGGACGCCCCGGCTGGCAGGCATTGCGGCAACCCTGGCTTGCGTTCGCATTGACCACCGCCGCGCTGTTCGGCTACCACGCGCTCTACTTCATCGCGCTCAAGCGCGCGCCGGCGGTGGAAGCCAACCTGATCAACTATCTCTGGCCGTTGTTGATCGTGGTCTTCGCCGGCCTGCTCGCGGGCGTGGAGGTGCGTGGCGGCCAGTGGCTGGGCACCGTCCTGGGCCTGGTAGCGGCCGCGTTGCTGGTCACCCGCGGCGAAAGCATCGACATCCGGCCGGAATTCATGCCGGGCTATCTGGCGGCGCTGGGTGCCGCGTTGATCTGGGCGCTGTACTCGGTGCTCAACCGGCGCTTCGCTGATGTACCCAGCGCGGCGATCACCGTCGCCTGCGCGGGCGTGGCCGTGCTCGGCGGCGTGGCGCATGGATTGTTCGAAACAACCGTGGCCCCCACCGCGTCGCAGTGGGTGGTGTTGCTGATCATGGGCACCGGGCCGGTGGGTGCCGCGTTCTGGCTGTGGGATCACGGCACCAAGCGCGGCGACATCGCGCTGCTCGGCAGCCTGTCCTACCTGGCGCCTCTGCTGTCCACCCTGTTGCTGGTGGCATCGGGCCGCGCGCAGGCGCACTGGATCCAGGCCGTCGCGATTGCCTTGCTGCTGGCCGGCGCATGGCTCAGCGTGCGCACGCCGCGCGCCCGATGAAAGCGATTCGCGTTTCCGCATGGCGGGAAACGAATCCCTAGACTACGCGCCACGCAGCCCGCCCGCCTCAGCGCCAGCAAGCCACGCGTTCCGCGCCAGCCCGCAATTTGCTAGCCAGCCCGGATCACCGCCTCACGTCGTGTGGATCTTCTCGCCACGCGCCAGCATGGCCACCAGCGTTTCGATCCGTGCCGCGCGTGTCTCCGGCTTGCGCGCGGTCTGCACGCGCCAGCACACGGCGTAACGGTTGGTCTTGTCGAGGGCTTCGAAGAAGCTGCGCGCCTTGCGGTTTTTCGCCAGCGCTTTTGCCAGTTCTTCCGGCACCTCCATCGAGGCGGCCCCACTGTACGCTGCCGCCCAACGCCCGTCGGCCTTCGCCGCCTCGACCTCGCGCAAGCCTGACGGCCGCAGGCGCCCGGCGGCCGCCAGCGCTTCGACCTTGGCGACATTGATCTTGGACCACAGGCTGCGGGGGCGGCGCGGCGTGAAGCGTTGCAGGAAGAACTGCGCATCGAGGCCCTTCTTCTGCCCATCGATCCAGCCATGGCACAGCGCCACGTCCAGCGCTTCGGCATACGTCACCGAGGCGATGCCGGCATCCTTCTTGGCGATCTTCAGCCAGACGCCGGCAGCGGCCGTCGACGCCGCAAGCCACTGCTCCCATGCCTGCGGGGTCTTGAAATGCAGGACGGGAAGTTCAGGGGCCGGCATGCGCTGATGATACCCAGCCCCGCACGGCGATGGTCAGCCGCGCGCAAGCCGGCGTGCCTGCCCCAGCACGCGACCCAGGCCATTCGCCATCGGCAGCATCTGCGCCTTCGCACGGTCCAGCAGCGGTGACGTGCCGACGGGGTCAGGCGACAGGCCCAGCGCGCCGCCCCACTTACGCCAGCGGTGGTTGAACCGCATCGCACTGGTCCAGCGGCGCGTTTCATCCGTCTGGAAGAAGAAGGACAGCGAGATGGAGACATCCTCGGACCCGTTCTTGACGTAATGGCCACTGATGTAGGGAATGTGCAACGCATCGCCCGGCATGAAGTCGAACTTGAGCGCATGCTGGTCCAGTTCGTCGCGCCAGAGCGACACGGAGCTTTCGCGATCCATGTAGGCCTCGCAGACGTCCTGGGCGACGATGTCATGGCGGAAGTTGGGGAACACCGCCACCTGCTTGCTGCCCCGGATCTGCATCAGCACGTTGGAATAGCGGTCGAAGTGGAACGGCGTGATGGCGTTGGGCGATGCGATGAACAGCCACATGCGCGGCTCGTAGATCGCGCGCGACTTGCCGCTTCCGCGCAGCAACGCGGTGACTTCGCTGCGCAGGTCCTCGTAGAGCCCGCGGAAGGCCGGATGGTCTTCCGGGTCGCGCACCGCGATGTAGGAGTTCGAGGTGCGGATCGTCTCTATCGTCTCGCGCAGGCTCAGGCCGTTGCCATGTTCGATGTGCGCCCGGTCGAAATTGACCGTCAGGTCCGACAGTCCCTTGGAATACGCGATGCGGTCGGCGGGCAGCTGCGGAAGGGATTCGGAGAGTCCTTCGATGCTCAGTGCAGGATGGCCGAGCAGCTGGTGCTTGAAAGTGAACGGCGCACGGTCGAACTGGCCTGCGGGCAGGCCCTCGGCAAAGCACTTGGACATTGGTATTCCCCCTGTATTAACCAAGCAAACGCCGAAAGCACCTCGACCCGGACAGGCCGCCCGCCAGCCGTGCCCCGGCCACGTGGCGGGAACCCACGCCGGGAGAAGGCGGGTGCCGCCTCAGGGCGACTGCAGGCGGTATCGGGTAGACGCGGTGCGCTCGCCCAGCCAGGCATCGAAGGCGCGCACGTCGACGGTATGGTCCCCGTCGGCCAGGTCGGTCGGCAACGCGCCCCGCCACAGGTGCGGCGAGGGCTCGGCTTCGGGCGAGCGGTCGTAACCGCGCAGGCGGTCGGCCAGGTCGTCGCGCATGTTCTCGACCAGCAGCCTGGGGTCGGGCTGCTCGACCCGCTTCATCGGCTTCCATTCGCCACCATCGACGCGGTACTCGACCCTGGTCCGCGCGTCGCCCATATAGACGTTGGCGTAGACGCCCCATGCCGGATACGCGCCTTTCCTCAGCACCCTGGGGGCGTGCAGGCCGATGCCGGTGTCATCCTCCGCGCGTGCCGCTTGCCATGACAGCGCGTAGTCGCCGCCCGCCAGCACGCGCAGGCGGGCGTACCCGTTCGGCGTACCGTCGGCCATCATCGTGTCGGGAATGCCCTGGGCGTCCTTCACCCCCGACCAATAGGCACCGCAGGCGGCGCCGACGTTGTATTCGTGCAGGGGCCGGATGCCGTGCCAGCCGGTGGTGGCGTCGTGGTGCCAGTGCCGTTGCGTGTGGGTGTGCCCGCTGAGCAGCAGCACATGCGGAAATCCTTCCAGCAACGCGAACAGGCGCTCGCGGTCGGCCGCACGGAATCCGCGCGGCCCTGCTTCGAAGAACGGGATGTGCACGCCGATCACCAGCAACCGGTCCTTGCGTACGGTCGGCAGGTAGGCCTGCAGGAACGCGAACTGGTCCTCGCGCAAACCACCGAAGTACGCGGGCGTCTTGCCGGGCTGGTAGATCACGTCGTCCAGCCCGATGAACGTCACCGCTTCCTCTTCCCACGCGAACGTGTCCGGTCCCAGGTGATGGCGGAACGTGCGCAGCGAGTCCTCATCCCCGGCAGCATCGAAGTCCAGATCGTGGTTGCCGGGAATGAACAGCCACGGCACCTGCAGGCTCATCGTCGTACGCAGGATCTGCGGATACAGCGACAGGTCGTCATTGGTCACATCGCCCAGGGTCAGACCCAGGGCGGCACCGTGTTTCCCGACGAGTGGCTGCACGATGTCGCGCCAATAGTAGTCAACGTCCTGCGCGGAGGACGTCTGGCTGTCGGCGAAGAGCAACACATCGAGCTCATCGTGCTTCGCCGCTGCTTGCGGCCGCAGACCGAAGTGCGTGCAATCGGGCTGGCGCTGCGGTATGCCGCCGTACTTCAGCACAGGGCCCGCGTGGTACTGCAGATTGCGCCAGCGCGCCGGCAAGCCATCCGGAAGCACGACCAGGTCATAACCCGCCGGCTTGATGATGAAGAGGGTGCGACCGTCCGCATACGGAAGGTTGTACTCGCCCTGCGCGTCGCTGACCGCGATGTCGATACCGTTGGACACCTTGATGCCCGGCAGGCCCGGTTCGCCCGCATCGCGGGTCGCGTTGCCGTTGCGATCCACATACACCTGGCCCCCGCTGCAGGGCGGCGGCAGCGCAAGGGCGGGGACCGCCGGCAACGCCAGGAGGAGAGCGATCAACGAAGCGCGCATGGCGACTCCAGCCGGAAAGACCGGAGGATTATGGCGCAGCAGTATTGCCGTTGTGGGAGCGACGCAAGTCGCGACGGTCATCGGCGCGGGCGATGTCGTGATGTCTGCGGAAAAAGCTCACGACTTGCGTCGCTCCCGCATCAGGCGGGCCACACCGAGTTCGCGGGAGCAGGCGTGCCCTGCGTGCCTTACGCAGCCGCGTGGCGTTGGCGCAGCACGGCGACGGCGTCCGCCAGCGACAGGCCACGTGCCCGCAGCAGGACGATCAGGTGGTACAGGAGGTCGGCGCTCTCGCCCAGCAGC includes the following:
- the serA gene encoding phosphoglycerate dehydrogenase is translated as MSIKKTSYPKQDIRVLLLEGVSQTAVETFRAAGYSQIEFHEKSLPEEELKRRIADAHIVGIRSRTHLTDDVLSHARRLIAVGCFCIGTNQVDLDAAELAGVPVFNAPYSNTRSVAELVIAEAIMLMRGVPQKSAECHRGGWSKSAAGSHEARGKTLGIIGYGHIGTQVGVLAEAIGMHVVFHDIETKLSLGNARSASSLDELLELSDVVTLHVPETAATKDMFGAAQIARMKRGAHLINASRGTVVDIDALADALASGQVGGAAVDVFPVEPKGNADAFESRLRGLDNVILTPHVGGSTLEAQDNIGVEVAAKLVRYSDNGSTLSAVNFPEVTLPGHEGSRRILHIHRNVPGVLSQINDIFRDLGINIDGQFLRTDAKVGYVVIDVTADEEQTASLREAMAAIPGTLRVRVLY
- a CDS encoding NUDIX hydrolase, which produces MPAIAPVLQEQLASYRRRWPGEADVVDQFAALLDDPADPFMRERLAGHLTGGAWLVSADGKRTLLTHHRKLGRWLQLGGHADGDTDMARVALKEAEEESGLADLRVDAEAIFDLDRHWIPERKDVPGHWHYDVRYVVHATGSEAYVVSEESLDLAWREIAPIAAEDDESLSRMARKWLALNADA
- a CDS encoding amino acid permease — protein: MLKALFRVKPVAPAGHIDAGEPFEGSLDGEATLKRTLTARQLVLLGVGAVIGAGIFVLSGHAAAEHAGPAVILSYILAGVACALAGLCYAEFAAMLPVSGSAYSYSYATLGEFVAWFIGWNLVLEYMFAAATVAVGWSGYLNSFLTNFGMGLPVSLAAAPLNVVDGALVYTGGLINLPAVAIIGAVSGLCYVGITQSAFVNSIVVAIKVTVIVLFVAFAAKYVNPDNWVPFIPENQGPGKFGMDGVMRAAAVVFFSYIGFDAVSTAAGEARNPQRDMPIGILGSLAICTVIYIIVSAVLTGLLPYPQLSTPKPVATALEQYASLNWLKYAVEIGAIAGLTSVILVMLMAQPRIFYSMSKDGLLPRFLAKVHPKFQTPYVGTIIVGALAALLAGFLPIGLLGELVSMGTLLAFATVCVGIVVLRRTRPDLPRPFRVPLYWLIAPLGAAACLYLFWQPFQEHWHLMVGWTIVGMIIYFAYGYRHSKLRRV
- a CDS encoding amino acid permease, producing MTTVNVRQIGPVLATFVVANNMIGSGFFLLPATLAKSGGITALSWLLGTVLAVVLGSAFARLARDYPNLESPDDYVRPSLGRDMGFLATTMYWISSWIGNNAIAVAAFGYLVILLPVGDGQWTRLGGQLVLIWLMFALNLMGPRQIARFQSLCVVLGLLPVAVILIWGWGSFDSDLYRAAWNVSGQSDASVVFSSLAPIFWAFVGLETGAMVAGVVRNPARNVPIATLGGILIAGVVYLVSSVLMMGIVPVDQLAASSAPFALVAGQMFGAWAIPIIAAAAALKATGTLGGWMLVTGESGARAAHRGYLPAIFGRLRQNGSAGWGLFLVALSMTALAMLTLSPTVSGQFETLIQMVVVLVVMAYATAGLSLLLGAPGRPATSLDRIIGMGALVACGLLVYSTPVATLVGGLIIALLALAAYRGFSRRRGA
- a CDS encoding methylthioribulose 1-phosphate dehydratase, with product MSALPYDSERLQHLAGLLISNIRELSQLGWTPATSSNFSHRLDDAHAAITVSGRDKGRLVEGDIMVVNFDGKAVGSDHRPSAETLLHTQLYRRYPDIGCVLHTHSPVQTIASRLFAGAGHLRLEGYELLKAFHGNSTHEMAIDVPVFANTQDMPTLAAQVDALLDRQPLWGYLIDGHGLYAWGRDMAEARRHLEAFEFLFHCELELRKLGCRR
- a CDS encoding acireductone dioxygenase, with amino-acid sequence MSRLRIFNETDPATPEFASYDPDFIATELKKIGVTFERWHATQPIEPGASPDEVMNAYRADIDRLVAERGFKTVDVVSIAPDNPQREAMRAKFLDEHYHKEDEVRFFVAGSGLFTLHVDDKVYEVECVKDDLIAVPDSTLHWFDMGPEPHFVAIRFFTEPDGWVGHFTGTTLAQQFPRYDGLTQPN
- the mtnC gene encoding acireductone synthase; translated protein: MPVSAILTDIEGTTSSISFVKDELFPYARRALPGFVREHGHEPEVRRWLDMVATEHGSICSDDVIVETLQGWIDQDRKHTALKALQGMIWEAGYREADFTAHIYPDAAPALREWHARGLPLFVYSSGSVPAQKLFFGHSDAGDLAPLFAGWFDTEVGGKRDADSYRRIAGQTGIAPEQILFLSDVVEELDAARDAGMSTRLVDRLQDYPVPRTGDAAHGHARVATFADVTLDT
- a CDS encoding EamA family transporter, whose amino-acid sequence is MTAQRTATWIGLAAILLWSSLAVLTTATEGLPAFQVLAIGFGVAALLGLVRTALQGRPGWQALRQPWLAFALTTAALFGYHALYFIALKRAPAVEANLINYLWPLLIVVFAGLLAGVEVRGGQWLGTVLGLVAAALLVTRGESIDIRPEFMPGYLAALGAALIWALYSVLNRRFADVPSAAITVACAGVAVLGGVAHGLFETTVAPTASQWVVLLIMGTGPVGAAFWLWDHGTKRGDIALLGSLSYLAPLLSTLLLVASGRAQAHWIQAVAIALLLAGAWLSVRTPRAR
- a CDS encoding YdeI/OmpD-associated family protein is translated as MPAPELPVLHFKTPQAWEQWLAASTAAAGVWLKIAKKDAGIASVTYAEALDVALCHGWIDGQKKGLDAQFFLQRFTPRRPRSLWSKINVAKVEALAAAGRLRPSGLREVEAAKADGRWAAAYSGAASMEVPEELAKALAKNRKARSFFEALDKTNRYAVCWRVQTARKPETRAARIETLVAMLARGEKIHTT
- a CDS encoding cupin-like domain-containing protein translates to MSKCFAEGLPAGQFDRAPFTFKHQLLGHPALSIEGLSESLPQLPADRIAYSKGLSDLTVNFDRAHIEHGNGLSLRETIETIRTSNSYIAVRDPEDHPAFRGLYEDLRSEVTALLRGSGKSRAIYEPRMWLFIASPNAITPFHFDRYSNVLMQIRGSKQVAVFPNFRHDIVAQDVCEAYMDRESSVSLWRDELDQHALKFDFMPGDALHIPYISGHYVKNGSEDVSISLSFFFQTDETRRWTSAMRFNHRWRKWGGALGLSPDPVGTSPLLDRAKAQMLPMANGLGRVLGQARRLARG
- a CDS encoding calcineurin-like phosphoesterase family protein; translated protein: MRASLIALLLALPAVPALALPPPCSGGQVYVDRNGNATRDAGEPGLPGIKVSNGIDIAVSDAQGEYNLPYADGRTLFIIKPAGYDLVVLPDGLPARWRNLQYHAGPVLKYGGIPQRQPDCTHFGLRPQAAAKHDELDVLLFADSQTSSAQDVDYYWRDIVQPLVGKHGAALGLTLGDVTNDDLSLYPQILRTTMSLQVPWLFIPGNHDLDFDAAGDEDSLRTFRHHLGPDTFAWEEEAVTFIGLDDVIYQPGKTPAYFGGLREDQFAFLQAYLPTVRKDRLLVIGVHIPFFEAGPRGFRAADRERLFALLEGFPHVLLLSGHTHTQRHWHHDATTGWHGIRPLHEYNVGAACGAYWSGVKDAQGIPDTMMADGTPNGYARLRVLAGGDYALSWQAARAEDDTGIGLHAPRVLRKGAYPAWGVYANVYMGDARTRVEYRVDGGEWKPMKRVEQPDPRLLVENMRDDLADRLRGYDRSPEAEPSPHLWRGALPTDLADGDHTVDVRAFDAWLGERTASTRYRLQSP